In Arachis hypogaea cultivar Tifrunner chromosome 2, arahy.Tifrunner.gnm2.J5K5, whole genome shotgun sequence, a genomic segment contains:
- the LOC112750020 gene encoding uncharacterized protein isoform X1: MSKVIIASEIPNIEHVPRLLPKKEDLSLINRNKRMMGHLLGTLEVAGIEARMKGGYYIGRGLSSVKEDISRICRDAIKAKNQGDANDMNRMITLFIQLATLLEESSISVHDKDVLMT; encoded by the exons ATGTCGAAAGTGATAATT GCTTCTGAGATTCCTAATATAGAACATGTACCAAGGCTATTGCCGAAGAAAGAGGATCTAAGCTTGattaatagaaataaaagaatgATGGGACATCTTTTGGGAACTCTGGAG GTTGCAGGAATTGAGGCTAGAATGAAAGGTGGATATTATATTGGCCGTGGTTTGAGCTCTGTTAAGGAGGACATAAGTAGAATATGCCGCGATGCTATAAA GGCAAAGAATCAGGGTGATGCTAATGACATGAATCGTATGATCACATTGTTTATTCAGCTTGCAACACTGTTGGAAGAGAGCTCTATATCTGTGCATGACAAAGATGTGCTAATGACATGA
- the LOC112750020 gene encoding uncharacterized protein isoform X2 — protein MMGHLLGTLEVAGIEARMKGGYYIGRGLSSVKEDISRICRDAIKAKNQGDANDMNRMITLFIQLATLLEESSISVHDKDVLMT, from the exons atgATGGGACATCTTTTGGGAACTCTGGAG GTTGCAGGAATTGAGGCTAGAATGAAAGGTGGATATTATATTGGCCGTGGTTTGAGCTCTGTTAAGGAGGACATAAGTAGAATATGCCGCGATGCTATAAA GGCAAAGAATCAGGGTGATGCTAATGACATGAATCGTATGATCACATTGTTTATTCAGCTTGCAACACTGTTGGAAGAGAGCTCTATATCTGTGCATGACAAAGATGTGCTAATGACATGA